One Leishmania major strain Friedlin complete genome, chromosome 29 DNA segment encodes these proteins:
- the ABCH2 gene encoding putative ABC transporter domain protein (previous protein_id=AAZ09623.1) — MSLTTTARTPATVGKLSPSSGIFSIPDNISPVTAEEVPKSRDSLLTDMSLSELSRQSVLQSEPVVLRLCHVGKSYPIAGSDERVVALKDITLAESKHSNAATTKQGASTTNCLQRSNLPPPFAPVRRGEFVMIRGPSGGGKTTLLNIIGSIDSCTEGNIELNGRIIDKDTKESVLADIRLKNIGFVFQTFNLIATMTAAENVELPMTLLGTMSTKAMRLRSRQLLTLVGLRNRINHLPSELSGGEQQRVTIARSLANNPSILLLDEPTGDLDTANTIEVMDLLMRINRRTKTTCIMVTHNPDIECYADRILYVSDGRFAKEVFNALPMCLDLENYTEYLAAKERAITGFAGVGDVEDDSEPRATAAMAECIGTKGCEIEKPNSSPVLMEPLTEGQSACSIVSPAASRSAVVQPLCPPAAATAPSVNGVTQTVLDTTHHGSASVPPASASSALLQREEREVPNGL, encoded by the coding sequence ATGTCCttgacgacgacggcaaggACGCCTGCGACGGTGGGGAAGTTGTCTCCGTCTTCAGGGATATTCAGCATTCCTGATAACATCAGCCCCgtgacggcggaggaggtgccgaAGAGCCGCGACAGCCTTCTCACTGATATGTCCCTGTCGGAGCTGTCGCGGCAGTCCGTGCTGCAGTCCGAgccggtggtgctgcgtTTGTGCCACGTGGGGAAGAGCTACCCTATCGCCGGCTCCGATGAGCGTGTTGTGGCGCTCAAGGATATTACGCTGGCGGAGTCAAAGCACTCGAACGCGGCAACGACGAAACAGGGAGCCTCCACCACAAACTGCCTGCAACGCAGCAACCTACCTCCGCCGTTTGCGCCGGTGCGACGCGGAGAGTTCGTCATGATCCGTGGAcccagcggtggtggcaagACAACGCTGCTAAACATAATTGGCAGCATCGACTCCTGCACCGAGGGTAACATCGAACTAAACGGGAGGATCATCGACAAGGACACCAAGGAGAGCGTTTTGGCAGACATCCGCCTGAAAAATATCGGCTTCGTGTTCCAGACGTTCAACTTGATCGCCACCATGACCGCCGCTGAGAACGTGGAGCTGCCTATGACGCTACTGGGCACGATGTCAACGAAGGCAATGCGACTGCGGTCTCGCCAGCTGCTCACGCTAGTCGGATTGCGCAACCGCATCAACCACCTCCCCTCCGAGCTCAGtggtggcgagcagcagcgtgtgaCGATTGCGCGAAGCTTGGCGAACAATCCATCTATCCTACTGCTTGACGAGCCGACAGGCGACCTGGACACGGCAAACACGATCGAGGTGATGGATCTCCTCATGCGCATCAACCGCCGCACCAAAACGACGTGCATCATGGTCACACATAATCCTGACATCGAGTGCTACGCCGATCGCATCCTTTACGTGAGCGACGGCCGCTTTGCAAAGGAGGTTTTCAATGCGCTGCCTATGTGCCTCGACCTGGAGAACTACACCGAGTACCTGGCCGCCAAAGAGAGGGCGATCACCGGTTTCGCCGGGGTCGGGGATGTCGAGGATGACAGCGAGCCGAGAGCCACTGCGGCGATGGCAGAATGCATCGGCACCAAGGGTTGTGAGATCGAAAAGCCGAATTCCAGCCCTGTGCTGATGGAGCCTCTTACCGAGGGGCAGTCAGCGTGCTCCATTGTGTCGCCTGCCGCGTCGCGCTCAGCAGTTGTGCAACCTCTCTGCCCtccggccgccgccacggcaccGAGCGTCAACGGCGTCACCCAGACTGTCCTAGACACCACGCATcacggcagcgcctccgtgcCCCCTGCGTCCGCTTCTTCagcgttgctgcagcgcgaggagagggaggtcCCCAACGGACTGTAG